One genomic region from Paenibacillus antri encodes:
- a CDS encoding response regulator transcription factor, whose amino-acid sequence MTKILLADDELALRFLITETLAEEGYEVKEAEDGREAMRLLQSESFDVVILDYMMPERTGVEVCEWLRRTDGDNRDKPVVLLTAKAQQKDKDQALAAGATEYMIKPFSPLQLLELVDRLAGGAR is encoded by the coding sequence TTGACGAAAATATTGCTGGCGGACGATGAACTCGCGCTTCGGTTTCTGATTACGGAGACGCTGGCCGAAGAAGGCTACGAAGTGAAAGAGGCGGAGGACGGGCGGGAAGCGATGCGTCTCCTGCAATCCGAATCGTTCGACGTCGTCATCTTGGATTACATGATGCCGGAGCGAACCGGCGTCGAAGTGTGCGAATGGCTGCGTCGAACCGACGGGGACAACCGCGATAAACCGGTCGTTCTCCTTACGGCGAAGGCTCAGCAGAAGGATAAAGATCAGGCGCTCGCCGCGGGCGCGACCGAATACATGATCAAGCCGTTCAGCCCGCTGCAGCTGCTCGAGCTCGTCGACCGTCTCGCGGGCGGGGCCCGGTAG
- a CDS encoding small acid-soluble spore protein Tlp: protein MARPDSRTENVDRLNKNTKNTIEKLNEAQEYLQEHADELSPGEASAIRAKNERRRTNIEALEGEIKEERRVEK from the coding sequence ATGGCGAGACCCGACAGTCGAACCGAGAACGTCGATAGACTGAACAAGAACACGAAAAACACGATCGAGAAGTTGAACGAAGCGCAGGAGTACTTACAGGAGCATGCGGACGAGCTGTCTCCGGGGGAAGCCTCGGCGATCCGCGCGAAGAACGAGCGTCGCCGCACGAACATCGAGGCGCTCGAAGGGGAAATCAAGGAAGAGCGGCGGGTAGAGAAGTAA
- a CDS encoding sporulation protein YjcZ codes for MSGVCGGFTSTGAILVLYILLVIILSAGYFV; via the coding sequence ATGAGCGGAGTATGCGGTGGATTCACCTCGACTGGAGCGATTTTGGTTCTCTATATTCTTTTGGTCATTATCCTGTCGGCAGGTTACTTCGTCTAA
- a CDS encoding glycerophosphodiester phosphodiesterase: protein MTNEIIAHRGWSAEAPENTLAAFRKALDAPYVAGLELDVQLSKDGVPVVIHDFTLQRTTNGTGFVKDKTLAELKALDAGIWFGEAFRGEPIPTLAEALALAKGRGTVNIELKTAGHMYPGLAEAAVKVIREAGMEKDVYFTSFDHLVMLEAKSIAPDIRTGLLVGGRPIAMKYQFEATGADVLSIAYPYITPELVKETKELGIGLFAWTIDDVERIRAVAALDSSIAICTNRPDRAREALGV from the coding sequence ATGACGAACGAAATTATTGCGCACCGGGGCTGGTCCGCCGAGGCGCCGGAAAATACGTTGGCCGCGTTCCGGAAGGCGCTCGACGCCCCGTACGTCGCCGGATTGGAGCTTGACGTACAGCTGTCGAAGGACGGCGTGCCGGTCGTCATCCACGACTTCACGCTGCAACGGACGACGAACGGAACCGGGTTCGTGAAGGACAAGACGCTGGCGGAGCTGAAGGCGCTCGACGCGGGGATATGGTTCGGCGAAGCGTTCCGAGGCGAGCCGATTCCGACGCTGGCGGAGGCGCTCGCGCTCGCGAAGGGGCGCGGGACGGTGAACATCGAGCTCAAGACGGCGGGTCATATGTATCCGGGCTTGGCGGAGGCCGCGGTGAAGGTCATCCGGGAAGCCGGGATGGAGAAGGATGTCTACTTCACGTCGTTCGATCATCTGGTCATGCTGGAGGCGAAGTCGATCGCCCCGGACATTCGGACGGGACTCCTTGTAGGCGGTCGACCGATCGCGATGAAATATCAGTTCGAGGCGACCGGCGCGGACGTACTGTCGATCGCGTACCCATACATTACGCCGGAGCTCGTGAAGGAGACGAAGGAGCTCGGCATCGGGCTGTTCGCCTGGACGATCGACGACGTCGAGCGAATTCGCGCCGTCGCGGCGCTCGATTCCTCTATCGCGATCTGCACGAACCGTCCGGATCGGGCGCGCGAAGCGCTCGGCGTCTAA
- a CDS encoding DUF3231 family protein, which translates to MTNLLESVTGIFQTLSDPDPKPLMHVGEVMDAWKYLAFVQEIVVLEQIGRNMTTEKDLLEILDEAIKMCTSQSDELKKFMEAEGIPLPSLPEDKPRSDPNAVPMGAKLTDVEIANMLSTKLLVTVMECSRNMTECIRNDIGAMWAKFHFEQAKLGAHAKNLMRKNGWLKIPPPYHPPGLLRN; encoded by the coding sequence ATGACGAACCTATTAGAATCCGTGACAGGGATTTTCCAAACGCTTTCCGACCCCGACCCCAAACCCCTGATGCATGTCGGGGAAGTCATGGATGCGTGGAAATATCTTGCGTTCGTCCAAGAAATTGTGGTTCTGGAGCAGATCGGAAGGAATATGACGACGGAAAAAGATCTCCTCGAGATCCTGGACGAGGCCATCAAGATGTGCACCTCCCAGTCGGACGAATTGAAGAAGTTCATGGAAGCCGAGGGGATTCCGTTGCCGTCTCTGCCGGAAGATAAGCCGCGGTCGGATCCGAATGCGGTCCCGATGGGCGCGAAATTGACCGACGTCGAAATCGCGAATATGTTATCGACGAAATTGCTCGTCACCGTTATGGAATGCTCGCGGAATATGACCGAATGCATTCGCAACGATATCGGAGCCATGTGGGCGAAGTTTCATTTCGAACAGGCGAAGCTGGGCGCCCATGCCAAAAATCTCATGCGAAAGAACGGCTGGCTGAAAATCCCCCCGCCCTACCATCCGCCGGGCTTATTGAGGAACTAG
- a CDS encoding protein-glutamine gamma-glutamyltransferase yields the protein MIHILQSDGSSLPDVSETRLALLTLLAARTNGAYPSVRDLDFELRMREATLEAARALNVSGVGFETFENSRCNEDYWRREPNGAFRLRSDRKPSEALLDIYRNGPMYGFECATAIVIVFYKAALETIGGAAYDRLFANTFLFHWNVDRDLGLTTIPSTRFVPGDCLYFDNPDVDPATMQWQGENVIYMGGDSYYGHGIGIRSADAIVAKLNEHRKPGALRSAFLLPQTTRPNYMKLAPYAQHPSPSGGSPGLPFRARIGEGAYWF from the coding sequence ATGATTCATATCTTGCAATCCGACGGCAGCTCGTTGCCCGACGTCTCGGAGACGCGGCTCGCGCTCCTGACGCTCCTGGCGGCTCGGACGAACGGCGCGTATCCGAGCGTGCGAGACCTCGACTTCGAGCTGCGGATGCGCGAGGCGACGCTCGAAGCCGCCCGGGCGCTGAACGTCAGCGGCGTCGGCTTCGAGACGTTCGAGAACTCGCGCTGCAACGAGGACTATTGGCGGCGGGAGCCGAACGGCGCTTTCCGGCTGCGGAGCGACCGGAAGCCGTCGGAGGCGCTGCTCGATATTTACCGGAACGGTCCGATGTACGGGTTCGAATGCGCGACGGCGATCGTGATCGTCTTTTATAAAGCGGCGCTCGAGACGATCGGCGGCGCGGCGTACGACCGGCTGTTCGCGAATACGTTCCTGTTCCATTGGAACGTCGACCGAGACCTCGGGCTCACGACGATTCCTTCCACGCGATTCGTGCCCGGCGACTGCTTGTACTTCGACAATCCGGACGTCGATCCGGCGACGATGCAATGGCAGGGCGAGAACGTCATCTACATGGGCGGCGATTCCTACTACGGGCACGGTATCGGCATCCGCTCCGCCGACGCGATCGTCGCGAAGCTGAACGAGCATCGCAAGCCCGGGGCGCTCCGTTCGGCGTTCCTGCTGCCGCAGACGACGCGGCCGAACTATATGAAGCTGGCGCCGTACGCGCAGCATCCGTCTCCCTCGGGCGGTTCGCCCGGTTTGCCGTTCCGAGCCCGCATCGGCGAGGGGGCTTACTGGTTCTGA
- a CDS encoding class I SAM-dependent methyltransferase, giving the protein MEYLEMLARLGIGDAHPGGFAETVKQLRAYPLPPDAKVLEVGCGTGRTACYVAAQGHRVTGIDIRPDMIAKAKARAEKEKLTVEFRRGDATALPFPDESFDVVLVESVSIFTDTPQALREYYRVLRGGGRLFDREMIRRSSMPSEAHDAIARFYGISKLWEPEDWTVEARNAGFRPFHIDGPFPFPTGIEQKQLYKDEYQQIDTGSLFDVDIWEVTNAYDAIMGNSAEHLGYILLVGSKQSAASAAK; this is encoded by the coding sequence ATGGAGTACTTAGAGATGTTGGCGAGGTTAGGGATCGGCGACGCCCATCCCGGAGGCTTCGCGGAAACCGTGAAGCAATTGAGAGCGTATCCGCTCCCCCCCGATGCCAAGGTGCTGGAGGTCGGTTGCGGCACGGGGAGAACGGCTTGTTACGTTGCCGCGCAAGGTCATCGAGTCACAGGAATCGACATCCGTCCGGATATGATCGCGAAGGCGAAAGCTCGGGCCGAGAAAGAAAAGCTTACGGTCGAATTTAGGAGAGGCGACGCGACGGCTCTTCCGTTCCCCGACGAATCGTTCGACGTCGTCCTCGTCGAATCCGTGTCGATCTTCACCGACACCCCCCAAGCCCTGCGAGAGTATTATCGGGTCTTGCGGGGAGGGGGTCGATTATTCGACAGAGAGATGATCCGTCGAAGCTCCATGCCGTCGGAAGCCCATGATGCGATCGCTCGATTTTATGGAATATCGAAGCTTTGGGAGCCCGAGGATTGGACCGTCGAAGCACGGAATGCGGGGTTTCGCCCTTTTCATATCGACGGCCCTTTCCCGTTCCCGACAGGAATCGAACAGAAGCAGTTATACAAGGACGAATACCAGCAAATCGATACAGGCTCTCTATTCGACGTGGACATCTGGGAGGTCACCAACGCCTACGATGCTATCATGGGGAATTCCGCCGAACACTTGGGGTACATTCTCCTCGTCGGATCGAAACAATCGGCCGCATCGGCTGCGAAATAA